In Hallerella succinigenes, the following are encoded in one genomic region:
- the murC gene encoding UDP-N-acetylmuramate--L-alanine ligase: protein MNLIPSNRVKRLHFVGIGGAGMSGIAEVLHENGFVVTGSDTGDGPAIQYLKDLGLEIFPTHDAKNVENADLLVYSSAVKMDNPEIVEAKARRIPVIRRAEMLGELMRLKYTLAVSGTHGKTTTTSMLGAIWEAAGEDPTVIVGGVVKGKGSGAKVGRGRYLIAESDEFDRSFLSMMPSSAIITNIDREHLDTYGTLDAIKDAFVAFANKVPFYGQVVVCIDNPNIQSVLTRFTKPVVTYGFSRQAMYRADNVRSENGISYFEVFKNNESIGEFSLRIPGKHNVLNATATIALSNEEHIPLDVVRKALGQFTGVKRRFELVGEENGVMVYDDYAHHPTETAATLQGARDTFPEKRVIVVFQPHLYTRTRDQYEAFAEVFANCDELLVLEIYKAREQPIPGISGKLISDTAVARGHQNARFVGTKEEALEVLKKDAKPGDLVLFMGAGDVWKAERPFLEALKK from the coding sequence ATGAATTTGATTCCGAGCAATCGAGTGAAGAGACTGCATTTTGTGGGCATCGGCGGCGCCGGTATGTCGGGTATTGCCGAAGTGCTCCATGAAAACGGTTTTGTGGTGACGGGTAGTGATACCGGTGACGGTCCGGCGATCCAGTATTTGAAGGATCTCGGTCTTGAAATTTTCCCCACGCATGATGCGAAGAACGTGGAAAACGCCGACCTTCTCGTTTACTCTTCTGCTGTGAAGATGGACAATCCGGAAATTGTGGAAGCGAAGGCGCGTCGCATTCCGGTGATCCGTCGTGCAGAAATGCTCGGTGAACTGATGCGTTTGAAGTACACGCTGGCTGTGAGCGGAACTCATGGTAAGACGACGACGACTTCGATGCTCGGCGCCATTTGGGAAGCCGCCGGTGAAGACCCGACGGTGATCGTGGGTGGCGTGGTAAAGGGCAAGGGTAGCGGTGCCAAGGTGGGCCGTGGACGTTACCTGATTGCGGAAAGCGATGAATTTGACCGCAGCTTCCTTTCGATGATGCCGTCTTCTGCCATCATCACGAATATAGATCGTGAACACTTGGATACCTACGGCACTCTCGATGCCATCAAGGATGCTTTTGTCGCTTTTGCGAACAAGGTTCCTTTCTACGGTCAGGTGGTGGTCTGCATCGACAATCCGAATATCCAGTCGGTACTGACGCGTTTTACAAAGCCGGTGGTCACTTACGGCTTTAGCCGCCAGGCGATGTACCGTGCCGACAATGTGCGTTCCGAGAACGGAATCTCGTACTTTGAAGTCTTTAAGAATAACGAATCGATTGGCGAATTTTCGCTCCGCATTCCGGGCAAGCATAACGTTTTGAATGCGACTGCGACGATTGCCCTTTCGAATGAAGAACATATTCCGCTGGATGTCGTGCGCAAGGCTCTTGGCCAGTTTACGGGCGTCAAACGTCGCTTTGAACTGGTCGGCGAAGAGAACGGCGTGATGGTCTATGACGATTACGCTCACCATCCGACGGAAACCGCTGCCACGTTGCAGGGTGCCCGCGATACGTTCCCGGAAAAGCGTGTGATTGTGGTATTCCAGCCGCATCTGTACACGCGTACCCGTGACCAGTATGAAGCTTTTGCCGAAGTGTTCGCCAACTGCGATGAACTCTTGGTCCTTGAAATTTACAAGGCGCGCGAACAGCCGATTCCCGGAATTTCGGGCAAGCTGATTTCGGATACCGCAGTCGCACGCGGTCACCAGAACGCCCGCTTTGTCGGTACGAAGGAAGAAGCTTTGGAAGTGTTGAAGAAAGATGCGAAGCCGGGTGACCTTGTGCTCTTTATGGGCGCCGGTGACGTTTGGAAGGCAGAACGTCCGTTCTTGGAGGCCTTGAAGAAGTAA
- a CDS encoding YicC/YloC family endoribonuclease: protein MAIISMTGYGKDEFKLRGTQCTVEVRSVNNRFLEISCHLPKTFSYLEFTLKEEVKKFLARGSVNLTVTLGDGEEGSIPTGYSTEAVESYLKIAKDIKTTYGLNGEPTLEQVLSLPNVLVYESEENQKETEGKIKASLDRALKALVQMREKEGLNLKKDLEARVQEMDKILDEIKVLDPERIVEWKQKFEERLHKLVGEAGLDPIRVTQEASIIADRLDINEEITRFKSHNKLFLSTLEQGANQGKKLTFILQEMSREANTLATKCQSAKIAAHAIRLKDSVETIREQTMNIE, encoded by the coding sequence ATGGCTATTATATCGATGACCGGATACGGTAAGGATGAATTCAAGCTACGCGGAACGCAGTGCACTGTCGAAGTGCGTTCTGTGAACAACCGCTTCCTTGAAATTTCCTGCCATCTCCCCAAAACATTCTCTTATTTGGAATTCACCCTGAAGGAAGAAGTCAAAAAATTCCTTGCCCGCGGTTCCGTCAATTTAACCGTAACCCTCGGCGACGGCGAAGAAGGCTCGATCCCGACGGGGTATTCGACCGAAGCTGTCGAATCCTACCTGAAAATTGCGAAAGACATCAAGACGACGTACGGCTTGAACGGCGAACCGACTTTGGAACAGGTGCTTTCCCTTCCGAACGTCCTCGTTTACGAAAGTGAAGAAAACCAGAAGGAAACGGAAGGCAAAATCAAAGCTTCTCTCGACCGCGCTTTGAAGGCTCTTGTCCAAATGCGTGAAAAAGAAGGCTTGAATCTGAAAAAAGATCTCGAAGCCCGCGTTCAGGAAATGGACAAGATTCTCGACGAAATCAAGGTGCTCGACCCAGAACGCATCGTGGAATGGAAGCAGAAGTTCGAAGAACGTTTGCACAAGCTCGTCGGTGAAGCGGGTCTCGACCCGATCCGTGTGACGCAGGAAGCAAGCATCATCGCCGATCGCTTGGACATCAACGAAGAAATCACCCGATTCAAGAGTCACAACAAGCTGTTCCTTTCGACGCTCGAACAAGGTGCAAACCAGGGTAAAAAGCTCACCTTCATTTTGCAAGAAATGAGCCGCGAAGCAAATACCCTCGCCACCAAATGTCAAAGTGCAAAGATCGCCGCTCACGCTATCCGCTTAAAGGACAGTGTGGAAACGATCCGAGAACAAACGATGAACATCGAATAA
- a CDS encoding cell division protein FtsQ/DivIB, protein MARVGYNEIKRMNAHREKRKQNLAKIGNWLAKKGWKIFLVIAVLAVAVWQGWFWIRKFNPAELRKLKTIDITGNRMLTWEEILQTAGLETGMPMSSIQADSVRARLLSLPLLQDVTIDVGLFWKVTIEVKETSPIMATLDKGIWKAYSERGMVLPIAGSAGLELPVATIGRNREIKQLAAFLQKMRVADESLYSEVSQVRVNEKDRAIEVYFTNVRFKVLFPLENATEKSFAHYRLLVDGLSQKMSLVKSLDLRFEGFAYAYPSVQEGK, encoded by the coding sequence ATGGCTCGAGTCGGTTACAACGAAATCAAGCGAATGAACGCTCATCGTGAGAAGCGCAAGCAGAATCTCGCGAAGATCGGAAATTGGCTTGCGAAGAAAGGTTGGAAGATCTTTCTCGTTATCGCTGTGCTCGCAGTCGCCGTGTGGCAGGGTTGGTTTTGGATTCGCAAGTTCAATCCGGCAGAACTTCGCAAGCTGAAAACGATCGATATCACCGGAAACAGGATGCTCACCTGGGAAGAAATCTTGCAAACGGCAGGTCTTGAAACGGGCATGCCGATGTCTTCGATCCAGGCAGACAGTGTTCGTGCCCGCTTGCTTTCGCTCCCGCTTTTGCAGGATGTGACGATTGACGTGGGACTGTTCTGGAAGGTAACGATTGAGGTAAAGGAAACCTCTCCGATTATGGCGACGCTCGATAAGGGCATTTGGAAAGCCTATTCGGAACGTGGAATGGTGCTTCCGATAGCCGGATCCGCAGGACTTGAACTTCCTGTAGCGACAATCGGAAGGAACCGCGAAATCAAGCAACTTGCCGCTTTCCTTCAGAAGATGCGTGTTGCAGACGAATCTTTGTATTCGGAGGTTTCGCAGGTGCGGGTGAACGAAAAGGATCGCGCGATTGAAGTTTACTTCACGAACGTGCGATTCAAAGTCTTGTTCCCGCTGGAAAATGCGACGGAAAAATCCTTTGCCCATTACCGTTTGTTGGTGGATGGACTGTCGCAGAAAATGAGTTTGGTTAAGTCTTTGGATTTGCGTTTTGAAGGTTTCGCTTACGCTTATCCGTCTGTACAAGAGGGCAAATGA
- the ftsA gene encoding cell division protein FtsA, translated as MMATDEQNIAGIDPNRIIVGLDIGSSKIGVFIGELDDNNKVCIRGLGINQLKKGDANELEATITALTKAVDDAEKLSGVDVKEVYVGIAGSNIRSVASQATIPLREYGGVVTKDVMKRVVEQASQLVQRPVDMDIIHVLPGDYILDEREGIKNPQGMEGNSLSVEVQLVLAQKGIVRNIQKAVEGAGLTVKCLVLEPLADACCVLENEEKELGVAIIDIGATSTDVAVFKDDKVAYTVSFDIAGNAITSDIAFGLTTPIDRAEEIKKEHGTCRRSNLLEDMTVLVPGIGGRPGKNCERKHLAYIIYCRMEEILKKVHDDLEQKGFKGNLGAGIVITGGTSQLEGTQELAEKVFDNTPVRLGAPQKPDAGISDMVRLPTHSTGVGLLYYAALNDQPKERRETRTTKVVDSVSSKLSRLWSALKNYI; from the coding sequence ATGATGGCAACTGATGAACAAAATATAGCTGGCATCGATCCGAACCGAATCATCGTCGGTCTCGATATCGGTAGTTCCAAAATCGGCGTCTTTATCGGAGAGCTGGATGATAACAACAAGGTCTGCATTCGCGGCTTGGGTATCAATCAGCTGAAGAAAGGTGACGCAAATGAATTGGAGGCGACGATCACCGCTTTGACGAAAGCTGTGGACGACGCTGAAAAGTTGAGCGGTGTGGATGTAAAGGAAGTTTACGTCGGTATTGCGGGCAGCAACATTCGTTCTGTTGCGAGTCAGGCGACAATCCCTCTCCGCGAATACGGTGGAGTCGTGACGAAGGACGTGATGAAACGCGTTGTGGAACAGGCGAGCCAGCTCGTTCAGAGACCTGTAGACATGGACATTATCCACGTTTTGCCGGGTGATTACATTCTTGATGAACGTGAAGGCATCAAGAATCCGCAGGGTATGGAAGGCAATAGCTTGAGCGTGGAAGTTCAGCTGGTGCTCGCTCAGAAGGGCATTGTCCGCAATATTCAGAAGGCAGTCGAAGGCGCTGGTCTTACGGTTAAGTGCTTGGTCCTTGAACCGCTTGCAGACGCTTGCTGTGTTTTGGAAAATGAAGAAAAGGAACTGGGCGTGGCAATCATTGACATCGGAGCGACCTCTACCGATGTGGCTGTCTTCAAGGACGATAAAGTGGCCTATACCGTTTCGTTTGACATCGCTGGCAATGCCATCACTAGCGATATCGCATTCGGCCTCACCACTCCGATTGACCGTGCAGAAGAAATCAAGAAGGAACACGGCACTTGCCGTCGCTCTAACCTCTTGGAAGATATGACCGTTCTTGTTCCGGGTATCGGTGGACGCCCGGGAAAGAACTGTGAAAGAAAGCATTTGGCATACATCATCTATTGCCGTATGGAAGAAATCCTGAAAAAGGTCCACGACGACCTGGAACAGAAGGGCTTCAAAGGCAATCTGGGTGCAGGCATTGTCATCACGGGCGGAACTTCGCAGCTCGAAGGCACGCAGGAACTCGCCGAAAAGGTCTTTGACAATACACCGGTTCGTTTGGGCGCGCCGCAAAAGCCGGACGCTGGTATCAGCGACATGGTTCGTTTGCCAACGCATTCGACGGGCGTCGGACTTTTGTACTACGCAGCTCTGAATGACCAGCCAAAGGAACGTCGCGAAACGAGAACGACCAAGGTGGTCGACTCCGTCAGCAGCAAACTCAGCCGCCTCTGGAGTGCGCTGAAAAATTACATCTAA
- the murG gene encoding undecaprenyldiphospho-muramoylpentapeptide beta-N-acetylglucosaminyltransferase, producing the protein MMKQKTFLFACGGTGGHVFPAVAIAESLKKFGVEQISFAGRKDSMESRLVKPRFEFDEISAVPLHRGSFMQNLSLPYKLFKAVQSAKDVIKKRKPDVVVATGGYVSLPVVMAAGRMGIPVYIQEQNAVAGVANKVGSRYAKKIFVTSAEAQKFFPNTETQVFGNPVRELPKIETLPRPKEFREGTKSVLIVGGSQGARGINVKMEESLSAIAGRTDISVVWQAGAKNVENIRERVSHIPENVTLTAFLDNIYAYIGHADLIVSRAGASTLAEILAFGKPSILFPFPFATANHQEFNARVVEKAGAALVELDSDPNDLWNKVQTLLLNEEKLNKMAQAAKSIGMPDAADQIAKTILDAEC; encoded by the coding sequence ATGATGAAACAGAAAACGTTTTTGTTTGCTTGCGGTGGTACCGGTGGACATGTTTTCCCGGCGGTTGCAATTGCTGAAAGTTTGAAGAAGTTTGGCGTGGAACAAATCTCGTTCGCGGGTCGTAAGGATTCTATGGAATCCCGCCTGGTGAAGCCTCGCTTTGAATTCGACGAGATTTCGGCGGTTCCGCTGCACCGTGGATCCTTTATGCAGAATCTTTCGTTGCCGTACAAGCTTTTTAAGGCAGTGCAGAGCGCAAAGGATGTCATTAAAAAGCGCAAGCCGGATGTTGTTGTGGCGACGGGCGGCTACGTTTCTCTCCCGGTTGTGATGGCGGCTGGCCGCATGGGCATTCCGGTTTACATCCAGGAACAGAATGCGGTAGCAGGCGTTGCAAACAAGGTCGGTTCCCGTTATGCCAAGAAAATTTTTGTGACATCGGCAGAAGCTCAAAAGTTCTTCCCGAATACCGAAACTCAGGTCTTCGGTAACCCAGTCCGCGAACTTCCGAAGATAGAAACTCTTCCGCGTCCGAAAGAATTCCGTGAAGGGACCAAGTCCGTTCTGATTGTGGGAGGCTCTCAGGGAGCCCGCGGGATTAACGTCAAAATGGAAGAATCGCTCTCTGCGATCGCCGGCAGAACGGATATTTCTGTGGTTTGGCAGGCCGGCGCAAAGAACGTCGAGAACATCCGGGAACGCGTTTCGCACATTCCGGAAAACGTAACGCTGACCGCCTTCCTCGATAACATTTACGCTTACATAGGTCACGCCGACTTGATCGTGAGCCGTGCAGGCGCTTCGACCTTGGCCGAAATCCTCGCCTTCGGTAAGCCTTCGATTCTTTTCCCGTTCCCGTTTGCGACGGCAAACCATCAGGAATTCAACGCACGCGTGGTGGAAAAGGCGGGTGCCGCTCTCGTGGAACTCGACAGCGATCCGAATGACCTTTGGAACAAGGTTCAAACCCTGCTTTTGAACGAAGAAAAATTGAACAAGATGGCTCAGGCCGCAAAGTCCATCGGTATGCCCGATGCAGCAGACCAGATCGCAAAAACCATTTTGGATGCGGAGTGCTAA
- the ftsZ gene encoding cell division protein FtsZ, whose product MNEQLDNMADYEAKHIIASNADHKAKIKIVGVGGAGGNAVNRMVSMNIKDAEFIAINTDALALDNNLADEKIAIGQKTTKKLGAGAKPEVGRQALMEDKETVEHKLEGADMVFISAGMGGGTGTGAAPVVAEIAHKLGILTVAVVTMPFKWEGPIRRRNAEKGLAALRQAVDSIIVINNQRIMEVIEKNTPMKDAFLKVDEVLGNAVRSICDIMFIHGTINVDFNDARTIMQNGGSALMGTGVASGEGRTLKAAQEAIACPLLDNVKVCGASGALINVAHGENFSMFEYNEALEFLYEQIGEENVPNIVAGDVTIPELGDRVSITVIATGFEKNNEEDAPFEAPAAKATAPKASAPHVEQSIERPTIDWAKAAQMPVEESAPAAPAPVAQAPVAEAPVAQAPAAKSVESAPLQQTMQFEASPTQRTRVIRPVEALIAEERPRQTAPMFADSFLNPEFNVRRQVVEEDVPTMVMPKVNANPLRTMSAPAVAKQMEEPMASAEENQYGMPAFLKPSISEDEF is encoded by the coding sequence ATGAACGAACAACTCGACAACATGGCTGATTACGAAGCCAAACATATCATCGCCAGCAACGCAGATCACAAGGCGAAGATTAAGATCGTGGGTGTCGGTGGAGCCGGCGGAAACGCCGTGAACCGTATGGTCAGCATGAACATCAAGGATGCCGAATTTATCGCCATCAACACAGATGCTCTTGCTCTTGACAACAATCTTGCCGATGAAAAGATCGCCATTGGCCAGAAGACTACCAAGAAGCTCGGCGCTGGCGCAAAGCCGGAAGTCGGTCGTCAGGCTTTGATGGAAGACAAGGAAACGGTGGAACACAAGCTCGAAGGCGCGGACATGGTATTCATCTCTGCTGGTATGGGTGGTGGTACCGGTACGGGCGCAGCTCCTGTTGTTGCGGAAATCGCTCATAAGCTCGGTATTTTGACTGTCGCTGTGGTGACGATGCCGTTCAAGTGGGAAGGTCCGATCCGTCGTCGTAATGCGGAAAAGGGTCTTGCCGCTTTGCGTCAGGCTGTGGATTCGATCATCGTGATCAACAACCAGCGTATCATGGAAGTGATCGAAAAGAACACCCCGATGAAGGACGCATTCCTCAAGGTGGACGAAGTTCTTGGCAATGCTGTCCGCAGCATTTGCGATATTATGTTTATCCACGGTACGATCAACGTCGACTTTAACGATGCTCGCACGATTATGCAGAACGGCGGTTCCGCTCTCATGGGTACGGGTGTCGCTTCGGGCGAAGGTCGTACTTTGAAGGCTGCTCAGGAAGCTATCGCTTGCCCGCTCCTCGACAACGTCAAGGTCTGCGGTGCATCGGGCGCTCTCATCAATGTCGCTCATGGTGAAAACTTCTCCATGTTCGAATACAACGAAGCCTTGGAATTCCTTTACGAACAGATCGGTGAAGAAAACGTTCCGAACATCGTCGCTGGTGACGTGACGATTCCGGAACTCGGTGACCGCGTAAGCATTACCGTGATTGCAACCGGTTTTGAAAAGAACAACGAAGAAGACGCTCCGTTCGAAGCTCCGGCAGCAAAGGCTACCGCTCCGAAGGCAAGCGCTCCGCACGTGGAACAGTCGATTGAACGTCCGACCATCGACTGGGCAAAGGCGGCTCAGATGCCTGTGGAAGAATCCGCTCCGGCTGCTCCGGCGCCAGTCGCACAGGCTCCGGTCGCAGAAGCTCCGGTTGCACAGGCCCCGGCTGCAAAGTCTGTCGAAAGCGCTCCGCTCCAGCAGACAATGCAGTTTGAAGCTTCGCCGACGCAGCGCACCCGCGTGATTCGCCCGGTCGAAGCTCTAATCGCTGAAGAACGTCCGCGCCAGACCGCTCCGATGTTTGCTGATTCCTTCCTCAACCCGGAATTCAATGTCCGCCGTCAGGTCGTCGAAGAAGACGTTCCGACGATGGTGATGCCGAAGGTAAATGCAAATCCGCTCCGCACGATGTCGGCTCCGGCTGTGGCAAAGCAGATGGAAGAACCGATGGCTTCTGCGGAAGAAAATCAGTACGGCATGCCGGCATTCCTCAAGCCGAGCATCTCGGAAGATGAATTCTAA